GCCCCTTGGCAGCTCTTCCTGAACTTGTTTTTCCAAATCACTAATTAACTTCACGCTCGGCTCCCAGGTGGGCCAACTCTCCTGGCTAATTTTTCCTCGGAGAGAGCAGGCTCCTGCTTCCCATGCTTCCTGGCAGAGCTAGGGTATGCCGTCTCCACGCCTTACCCCACCCCTTTTGCTGCTGGGGATGGGAGCAGTGCCCGGAGTCGGTTCCCAGCATCACGGTGGCCACTCAACAGGTGCCACCACCAGCTCATCTCTGGATGGCCACGGAGAGCCCCCAGGCTGGAGCCGTTTGCCTCATACCCACATCGGTCTGTATTGCCTTGATAGCACCTTTCTCGGGGAAGAAAAAtgagatcaggggcacctgggtggctcagtcggttaagcacgtgactcttgatttcggcttaggtcatgatctcatggttcgtgagatcgagccccacatcgggttctgtgctgatagcgtggagcctgcttggggtctctctctttctcttcaaataaataaataaacttaaaagagagagagagatcagaaaaGGAACTTGAAATTTACCTTCATAGGAGAGACACAAACAGGAGAAGCTCCAGGCAGAGTTGTTCAAGTGGAGAAAGTGGTCTGCTACCTCCGTTCTCCTTCCTTGCTGCATTTGATCAACCTGTCCATGGTCAAGTGTAAATAAGATGTGTTACTGTGCAATGAGTGTCTGTCTTAAGTCCAAGGTACACAACCCTAAGGGTAAAATAGTAGTCATCAAGGAGTTGGCTAGGAACACTATTGACAGTTCAGAGAGGACTTTCCTGGGTCTGTGAATTGATCGTGCCTGGGAGGTGGTGAAGGCAGTGCGGTGTGAAGAGAAGGTACGGCCTCCAAAGGTAAACAGTTCTGAGTTCAAGTCTGGTTTCCAACCCTTCTAggctatgtgaccttaggcaagcgTTTAAACCTCTCTGATGCTTAGTTCCTCCTCCTTAAAAGGAGATGATGAGACTTACCTCACAGGGTCACAGGGAGGACCAAAGGCGGTAACACGTACCAAGTGCCCAGCTGTGCCAGGACAAAACAGACAGCTAATGGATGTTCATTCCCAAAGTTCTCTCAGACTTGCTTCTGCTCCAGAAGCCCCGGAGGTGCTGCTGTTTCATTTTCCCAGCTCCCCTTGTGTTCTCCGTTGGTGTTTTGCAATACTAAGAACAAGGTGtgccttctccccctctctcatgCAGACTCTCAGGGAGGAAAGCATCCCTGAGGGGCACCATTAGCCATGGCCAGGTGGAAGTCAGTGTGTGGGGATTTCCAAGTGGCCATGGGGCCACAGTCCTTCCCCGTCCACCTATTTAAGCTCGGCCCTCTGCCCAGGGAGGAAGCTCATCCCCACGCACGGAGCAGGACAGGCAGCAGCAGGGGGCGGAGACCCCAGCAACAGGTGCCCCGACAGTGGTGAATGGCATTGCATGAATAACAGATGAGGGTTCTGTAATTGGTGTTATTACACATGCATTTCATCTCCATTCATAATGATTGGACACTTAAACCTAGCTGTTCCTTTGCCGGGTGCCACTGTCATCATTCTACCCGAGATCCGAGCCGTCTGGATCAGCCCCTGCCACACTCCGATCCCAGTGGgtgcagtttattttttgttggaGCTCAGTGTCCCAGGAAACGCCAGGTGtcgggaaggggaggggtggttATTCTGGGCAGACCCCCCTTGTCTCCTGTTATGGAACGTGCTACCTTCCTTCAGACACTTCTCACTGTCTGGGCATTTGGCTGGGACATTCTAAGCTGCAAGGTAGTAGAGAGGGGCTGGGACTTGGGACTTGAGGAGGTGGGGGGTCGTGGCTGGAGTTGTAAGACTCAGCTGGCAGAAAGAGGCCCGGACTCATTCCCTCCAGGCCCTCTCTCTGGGCATATCCCTAACACAGTGGACCTCAAAACTTAGCGTGCATCAGAGTTACCTGGAAGGTTTGTTAAAGCAGATAGTTGGGCCCTACCGTCAGTATTTCTCATTCAGTAAGTTTACGGCgtcaagaatttgcatttctaactagTTCCCAAGTGCTGCTGCTCCTGCAGCTGGTCCGGGACCTCACTTTGAGGACCACTGCCCCTAAAGCCTAATTACTACAAGTGTAGTCTGTGGACCAGCAGCCTCTCCTgagagtttgttagaaatgcagaatcacaGGCCCTACCCTGGCcctgaatcagaatcagaatcagatttTAGCAAGATTCCTAGATGATTTGTATACCCATTACAGTTTGAGAAGCTTTAAGGCACGACCCTTCTACAGGGGCGCGGAGCTAGGCAGGAGGCGGGGCCAGAGTCAGCAGTGGGCGGAGCCAGAGCATtaaggccgggggggggggggggggggtgtggtgtgGGGGCGCATTGTAGGCAGTAGTGTAGTTTCCTGTCCAGTTGCCTCCAGCCAGAAGCAGCCTGTCTCTTCTGTGTGCCGTGACAAAGATTGGGAAGAATTACCTTAAAATACCCGAGCAGATGGGTAAAGACCCTCTGAGGAGGGAGTTCCAGCCCAAGACTACCTTCATCCCGCCTCTCACCATCTAACCTCCTTCCTTCCGGTGACCCATGCCCTCACTCTCCACAAACAGGACGGCGCCCGTCCATCCCTGACAACCGCCCCACTCTCCTCCTCGCCCGCAGGTGGTGGCCTTCGCCTCTCTCTTCTTCATCCTGGTCTCCATCACCACCTTCTGTCTGGAGACCCACGAGGCCTTCAACATTGACCGCAACGTGACAGAGATCCACCGAGTGGGGAACACGACCAGCGTGCACTTCCGGCGGGAGGTGGAGACAGAGCCCATCCTGACCTACATCGAGGGCGTGTGTGTGCTGTGGTTTACACTGGAGTTCCTGGTGCGCATCGTGTGCTGCCCTGACACGCTAGACTTCGTCAAGAACCTGCTCAACATCATCGACTTCGTGGCCATCCTGCCCTTCTACCTGGAGGTGGGGCTGAGCGGCCTGTCCTCCAAGGCAGCCCGAGACGTGCTGGGCTTCCTGCGCGTCGTGCGCTTCGTGCGCATCCTGCGCATCTTCAAGCTCACACGCCACTTCGTGGGGCTGCGCGTGCTGGGCCACACCCTGCGTGCCAGCACCAATGAGTTCCTCCTGCTCATCATCTTCCTGGCCCTGGGCGTGCTTATCTTCGCCACCATGATCTACTATGCCGAGCGCATTGGCGCCAGGCCCTCCGACCCACGGGGCAACGACCACACCGACTTCAAGAACATCCCCATTGGCTTCTGGTGGGCGGTGGTCACCATGACGACGCTGGGCTATGGGGACATGTACCCCAAGACGTGGTCGGGCATGCTGGTGGGGGCGCTGTGTGCACTGGCTGGCGTGCTCACCATCGCCATGCCCGTGCCGGTCATCGTCAACAACTTCGGCATGTACTACTCCCTGGCCATGGCCAAGCAGAAGCtgcctaaaaaaagaaagaagcacgTGCCCCGGCCACCCCAGCTTGAGTCACCCATTTACTGCAAGTCTGAGGAGACCTCGCCCCGGGACAGCACCTACAGTGATaccagcccccctgccccagaAGAGGGTATGGTTGAGAGGAAACGGGCAGGTGAGATTGGGGGTTGGGAAGGAaagccacctcccctccagtggTGGAGGGAGTCCCCAAGTGAACCTCAGCCCTTAGGACTTGGGATTGTCCTTTATTGTCCCGGGCTGCCCTAAGTGTGTAAGATGTGTCTTTAAAAGCAGAAAGTGCCGAggccaaatctctctctctcctggtttTCCAATAGCTTTCTGAAATTAGGGTCTGTGGGGTGAGTTTACCACCCAATTTAGGCTGCGGCGGGCGGTGCACGGGGCTGTGAATTCAAGTACCATCTTGGCCACGGTGCTGTGTGACCTGAGGCCAGTCACTAACCATCTCTGATCATAggttcttcacctgtaaaatgggagtcaTCTCCTACTCCCCAAGACTTTGAGGAGACCCAAATGAATAACATATCTGAGAGTATTTGGAGAAGTGAAAACCACTCTACAAGCATCAGGCGCTGTCGTTGTTAGCTAGAGAGCAGGGCAGCTGTTCTGCCAAGGTGCATCAACACGTGAATCATTTCTTTCCAAACGTTGGAGTCTGATGTCTCTTGGCCTAATAAATGTGATAACGTAACAGCAGTGGGAGGCTGCCTTCTGTTCAGCACAAGCTAGATTGAGTCCTCGGCTCGGGGTTTAACATGGGATGGGAGGGAACCGAGAGGGAGTAGCCCAGACAGTGTCGGGCAGGGGAAAAGGAAGGGTAGAAGAAATGGCTTCTGCACCCTGGAGGGGGAGGGCCTCCGGGTCTGGATCCTGTTCTTCAAGGATGGGAAAGGCCACCCCTGGAAAGCTTGCTTCCACCTGCGTcaagagaggggaaaggaaatcGGCTTACCCCACAGAAACTTGGAGTTAGGCTGGAGAGCCGGAGCCTAAGTGTGGTGGGAGGGGCTCCGGAGGGAGGTCTGGGATTCCTCGCCTGGGCAGCCCTTGGACGCCAGGCCAtcgggaggctgggggtgggccaGGAGACAAAGGTAGCAGCTTTTGGCCAAGCTCTGGGGGCAAAGTGGGACTCACTCTCCAGAGGGGTGCCTGACTCATAACACTCACCTATGGCCTGTTGGGGGGTGGCGGTAGTACATGCTGGGGCTACTCACTCCCTGGGGTCATTTGGGGGCCTTGATGGAACAACCCCCCTCAGGCTCCCCTCATCCCCACCAAAGTggtgccccttcccccatccctgggTGGAAATCTCCCAGCCAGGGCCTCGGGGAATTTCAGCTGTACCCCGAGGCCCGTTCAGAGCTCGGAGGGAAACCTAATATCAAAATGCGCAAGTCCCTGCACCAGCTCCTGGATGCACACTTACCCGCGGCTGCTGTCAGCTGCACCTCAGCCTGACCCTAACTACTTGGCCGTGGTCAGGGCATTCCTGGCCCATGCTGAGGCCGCTGCCTTCAGAGCGAGCCAGCCAAGGGCCCACTGTGCTGCCTGACGGAGGCAGGGGCTTGGGGCTAAGAGCCCACAGCAGTGGGAGCTGAACTGGAGCCTCCTCTGTGCAGGGTCTTCCCCAGACAGGCGAGCCCCAAGCGGAGGGCTCCAAATCCTTTAGGTACTTGACTCTGCCTGAGGTGCCTGGTGAGCAAGATTAACCGCCTACAGGGGGTCCAGAGAGATGGCCGTGGAGGCCTATTTATTGGTTTAACCCTGGCGGTGCCAGCCCTCATCCCAGCAAGCCGGGTGTTCTCTGAGGGAATGCAAACTCATCCAAGTGTCAGCCTGAGCCAGCCCCAAGGAGGAAGCAGAGTCGGCCGCCTGCCTCAGGCTAATCTCCTGGGACAGCCTGCGGCAGACAGAATTCAGGAGCCCCGGCTTGGGGTATCTGTGGCTCCTTGTCCCAGGAACGACCCTAGGCCAAggctgagagggaaggagggcattccgccccctgcccccagggccagGCCCACTCGCTGGCCCTCCCAGGGAGATGCCAGGCCCCCTCAGGTGAGGGGAGTGACGCTCTAGGGCTGGGATTGGAGAGCCCCCAGGTGAGCCCATGAGGAAGGCCCGAGCAGCCCCTCACACAGCCTCCTTTCTGTCTGCTCCCTTTAGACTCCAAGCAGAACGGCGATGCCAATGCGGTGCTGTCCGATGAGGAGGGAGCTGGCCTCACCCagcccctggcctctgcccccacccctgaggAGCGCCGGGCCCTGCGACGCTCTGGCCCCCGAGACAAAAACAAGAAGGCAGCCGCCTGCTTCCTGCTCAGCGCCGGGGACTATGCCTGTGCCGATGGTAGTGTCCGGAAAGGTATGGCTCCCCAGGCCGGGCAGGTGGAGAGCCCCCAGGGAGCTGAGTCTCCCCAGTGTCCCCTGCAAACCTTgaggtcccctcctcccctgaggcCTTGGCCACCATCTCCTCTGCCTTGGATGTGCCCCCGCTTTTAAGATGAGTACCCTGATCTCCCACTCCCTGGACTAGAAAGGCCCCCGGCATCCCCCAGAGGTTCACAGAGCCGAGCACCCacgcccctcccagccccccaccatGGCCACAGGGAAGAAAGACTAAGTGCTAGAGGCTAAGGGCAGGCCAAATCAGCGGCCCCTGCCTTTCCCTTCCATTTGATCACCACCTCTTCCTCTGGTTCCTGCCACGACCTTGAGGCCTGGCTCCACAGGGTCACTGCCAGACTTTCCCTAGACCTCCCTTAAACACAGCTAAGGTTTCCCAAGTAAGTCCCGAGAGATACCAAGAGCCTTCGGGAGTCAGGATAAGAATGAGCTGCTGGTGTGATGTCTTTGGAGAGCCTAGCACAGGCCTGACCTCCTCATCCTGCCCTGGGGGCTCCAGGAGCCCGGGAGGGGCCAGCCCAGCTCTGCACGCCTCTTGAGGCAGAGCCAGCAGGTGAccaaggggtggggaagggggtagggatGGGTAGGGACTCTGTGTCCCCTCTGAGGTGTGCTCTGATGGATTTGGAGGGTTCAGGAGAGTAGCCCGTCCTCTCCTGTAAGGAAAGGCTGAAATTCATCGGCAGGCCCCTAGCTGTGgcaggagcagggcaggagcagggcagaAGCTGGGCCGTGGACTTA
This Lynx canadensis isolate LIC74 chromosome C1, mLynCan4.pri.v2, whole genome shotgun sequence DNA region includes the following protein-coding sequences:
- the KCNC4 gene encoding LOW QUALITY PROTEIN: potassium voltage-gated channel subfamily C member 4 (The sequence of the model RefSeq protein was modified relative to this genomic sequence to represent the inferred CDS: deleted 1 base in 1 codon) → MISSVCVSSYRGRKSGNKPPSKTCLKEEMAKGEASEKIIINVGGTRHETYRSTLRTLPGTRLAWLADPDGGGRPESDGGGAGSSGSSGGGSCEFFFDRHPGVFAYVLNYYRTGKLHCPADVCGPLFEEELTFWGIDETDVEPCCWMTYRQHRDAEEALDIFESPDGGGGGAGTGDEAGDDERELALQRLGPHEGGAGSGAGSGGCRGWQPRMWALFEDPYSSRAARVVAFASLFFILVSITTFCLETHEAFNIDRNVTEIHRVGNTTSVHFRREVETEPILTYIEGVCVLWFTLEFLVRIVCCPDTLDFVKNLLNIIDFVAILPFYLEVGLSGLSSKAARDVLGFLRVVRFVRILRIFKLTRHFVGLRVLGHTLRASTNEFLLLIIFLALGVLIFATMIYYAERIGARPSDPRGNDHTDFKNIPIGFWWAVVTMTTLGYGDMYPKTWSGMLVGALCALAGVLTIAMPVPVIVNNFGMYYSLAMAKQKLPKKRKKHVPRPPQLESPIYCKSEETSPRDSTYSDTSPPAPEEGMVERKRADSKQNGDANAVLSDEEGAGLTQPLASAPTPEERRALRRSGPRDKNKKAAACFLLSAGDYACADGSVRKGCAKSRSLNNIAGAAGTSLGLSPLASRYSSPYPPRKSRSPTPSTLSPALHLDTRPLSGTLGSPHPRAHTLTCPPALIPPGA